The following are encoded together in the Janthinobacterium sp. Marseille genome:
- a CDS encoding glycosyl transferase family protein, protein MSSSSLFWPVFFAQYYSALESIAVVVAILILISSFDDLFIDAWYWTREIYRKFTVKNRAGYRPLTPEQIKERDEQHLAIMVPAWLEYDVIAQMIESMVATLDYRNYTVFVGTYVNDHRTIEEVERMRRRYKQLRRVEVPHDGPTCKADCLNWVIQAIFLHEQQAGIEFAGVILHDSEDVLHPLELKFFNYLLPRKDMIQLPVASLEREWYELVAGVYMDEFAEWHAKDLVVRESVTGTVPSAGVGTCFSRRALLALAATTNNQPFNTESLTEDYDVGNRLAAMGMKSIFALFPVDFVTRGRRWFGLGPDKERIIRMPLCVREFFPDTFRTSYRQKARWVLGISMQNWEQMGWRGSIAHKYLLFRDRKGILTSIVSVVAYVLFFQFILFYLAHLAGIWTMEFPSLFVTGSWLEVVAQFILFALALRVIQRFYFVRRLYGWEHGLMSIPRMVIGNCINFMAVCRAWKLYSGHLLMGKNMVWDKTMHDFPSTSQLVQKRQLLGEVLTAWQAVDAAKINDALDERGRTEKPLGRILVSNGWLDEETLAEAIAFQADVPRAHIDAGMIEKYAGYVPQELCVRLRLLYIGNDVRQRPLVAVAAPLSTEEMQEVSIVFGQDPAQRIARDSEIAAGLRLLSGDADAFKNLQEGVAGVPLLGDLLIERGLVQKAAFDAAMDAYRPDEHGRIGDYLVASGVIERHVIEQVVEEQRHLRAAQESQ, encoded by the coding sequence TTGAGTTCTTCATCACTCTTTTGGCCGGTATTTTTTGCGCAATACTACAGCGCACTGGAGAGTATCGCCGTCGTGGTGGCGATACTCATCCTGATATCCAGTTTCGATGATTTATTTATTGATGCCTGGTACTGGACGCGTGAAATTTATCGCAAATTCACCGTCAAGAACAGGGCAGGTTATCGTCCGTTGACGCCGGAACAAATCAAGGAGCGTGACGAACAGCATCTGGCGATCATGGTACCGGCCTGGCTCGAATACGATGTGATCGCGCAGATGATAGAAAGCATGGTGGCGACGCTCGACTACCGCAACTACACTGTGTTCGTCGGGACTTACGTCAACGACCACAGGACGATTGAGGAAGTGGAACGCATGCGGCGTCGCTACAAACAATTGCGCCGCGTCGAGGTGCCGCACGACGGCCCGACCTGCAAGGCAGACTGCCTGAACTGGGTGATACAGGCGATCTTCCTGCACGAGCAACAAGCCGGGATAGAGTTTGCGGGTGTGATCCTGCACGATAGCGAAGATGTGCTGCATCCGCTGGAACTGAAGTTCTTCAACTACCTGCTGCCGCGCAAGGACATGATCCAGTTGCCGGTCGCTTCGCTGGAACGTGAATGGTATGAGCTGGTGGCAGGCGTCTATATGGATGAATTCGCCGAGTGGCATGCGAAGGATTTGGTGGTGCGCGAGAGCGTGACCGGTACCGTGCCATCGGCCGGCGTCGGTACCTGTTTTTCACGCCGGGCCTTGCTGGCATTGGCGGCGACTACCAATAACCAGCCCTTCAATACCGAGAGCCTGACCGAAGATTACGACGTCGGGAATCGACTCGCAGCGATGGGGATGAAATCCATCTTTGCCTTGTTCCCGGTGGATTTCGTGACGCGTGGTCGACGCTGGTTTGGCCTCGGCCCGGATAAGGAACGCATCATCCGCATGCCTTTATGTGTGCGCGAATTTTTCCCCGATACCTTCCGTACCTCGTATCGGCAAAAGGCGCGCTGGGTGCTGGGTATTAGCATGCAGAACTGGGAACAGATGGGTTGGCGCGGCTCAATTGCGCACAAGTATCTTCTGTTCCGCGACCGTAAAGGCATACTGACCTCGATCGTCAGTGTTGTCGCCTATGTCTTGTTCTTCCAGTTTATTTTGTTTTACCTGGCACATCTGGCTGGCATTTGGACGATGGAGTTTCCCAGTCTCTTTGTCACCGGCAGCTGGCTGGAAGTGGTTGCGCAATTCATCCTGTTTGCCCTGGCTTTGCGTGTCATCCAGCGCTTCTATTTTGTGCGACGCCTGTATGGCTGGGAGCATGGACTGATGTCGATTCCGCGCATGGTGATCGGCAATTGCATTAACTTCATGGCGGTATGCCGCGCCTGGAAGCTGTATTCCGGCCACCTGCTGATGGGGAAAAACATGGTGTGGGACAAGACCATGCATGATTTTCCGTCGACTTCGCAGTTGGTACAGAAGCGCCAGTTGCTGGGTGAAGTGCTGACCGCGTGGCAAGCCGTCGATGCAGCGAAAATCAATGATGCCCTGGATGAACGCGGACGAACCGAAAAGCCTTTGGGGCGCATCCTGGTTTCGAATGGCTGGCTGGATGAAGAAACGCTGGCTGAAGCCATCGCCTTCCAGGCGGATGTACCGCGTGCGCATATCGACGCCGGGATGATTGAAAAATATGCCGGTTATGTCCCTCAGGAATTATGCGTGCGCTTGCGTTTGCTATACATCGGCAACGATGTACGACAGCGCCCACTCGTGGCGGTAGCGGCACCATTAAGCACTGAAGAAATGCAGGAAGTCTCCATCGTGTTTGGCCAGGATCCGGCGCAGCGGATTGCACGGGATAGCGAGATCGCCGCCGGCTTGCGTTTGTTGAGTGGTGATGCCGACGCCTTTAAAAACTTGCAAGAAGGCGTGGCCGGTGTGCCGCTGCTGGGCGACCTGCTGATAGAGCGCGGGCTGGTGCAGAAAGCTGCATTTGATGCAGCGATGGATGCCTACCGGCCAGATGAACATGGGCGTATCGGTGACTATCTGGTCGCCAGCGGTGTGATCGAACGTCATGTCATTGAACAGGTAGTGGAAGAGCAACGTCATTTACGTGCAGCACAAGAAAGCCAATAA
- the wecB gene encoding UDP-N-acetylglucosamine 2-epimerase (non-hydrolyzing) encodes MKILSIFGTRPEAIKMAPLMRALEQANGIDSVVCITGQHRTMLEQVMSLFDIKADHDLDVMVPNQSLNSLCSRIFAKLDPILESEQPDRVLVHGDTSTAMVAATAAFHRRIQVGHVEAGLRTGDLTQPWPEEMNRRVIDVMSDFLFAPTISSRDNLLRENLGGRIVVTGNTVIDALQLTAQRLEKDAKLRSTLDAKFPFVSPQRRILLVTGHRRENFGDGFAHICEALAKLAERPDIDIVYPVHLNPNVRGPVLQLLSNLPRVHLIEPLDYLEFVRLMQLSYVVLTDSGGVQEEAPSLGKPVLVMRDVTERPEAVAAGTVQLIGTSKKRIVDAVNFLFDDAKRYSQFSNVVNPYGDGQASSRIVRALQGQPFEEFNADGNASLSEFLSRGNYART; translated from the coding sequence ATGAAAATACTCTCCATTTTCGGTACCCGCCCCGAAGCCATCAAAATGGCACCGCTGATGCGGGCACTCGAACAAGCCAACGGTATTGATTCGGTCGTGTGCATTACGGGTCAGCACCGAACCATGCTGGAACAGGTGATGAGCCTGTTCGATATCAAGGCCGATCATGACCTTGATGTCATGGTGCCGAACCAATCGCTGAATTCCCTTTGTTCGCGCATCTTTGCCAAGCTGGATCCCATCCTCGAAAGTGAGCAGCCGGATCGTGTACTGGTACATGGTGATACCAGCACCGCCATGGTGGCCGCGACTGCGGCATTCCATCGTCGGATCCAGGTCGGGCATGTGGAAGCCGGCCTGCGCACCGGTGACCTGACACAACCATGGCCGGAAGAGATGAACCGGCGCGTGATTGATGTCATGAGTGACTTCCTGTTTGCGCCGACCATCAGTTCCCGCGACAATCTCTTGCGTGAAAACCTCGGCGGCCGCATCGTCGTGACCGGGAATACCGTGATCGACGCCTTGCAGTTGACGGCACAGCGCCTTGAAAAAGACGCGAAGCTGCGTAGCACGCTGGATGCAAAATTTCCTTTCGTTTCACCGCAGCGCCGCATCCTGCTGGTCACCGGCCATCGGCGCGAAAATTTCGGTGACGGCTTTGCGCATATCTGCGAAGCGCTGGCCAAGCTGGCGGAACGTCCTGACATCGACATTGTCTATCCGGTGCATCTCAATCCGAATGTGCGTGGCCCGGTACTTCAATTGCTATCGAATCTGCCGCGCGTGCATTTGATCGAGCCGCTGGATTACCTTGAGTTTGTGCGTTTGATGCAGCTGTCTTATGTAGTCTTGACTGATTCCGGCGGGGTGCAGGAAGAAGCGCCGTCGCTCGGCAAGCCGGTGCTTGTCATGCGTGATGTCACCGAGCGTCCGGAAGCGGTGGCGGCTGGCACCGTGCAACTGATAGGTACCAGCAAAAAACGCATCGTCGATGCAGTCAACTTCCTGTTCGATGACGCCAAAAGATACAGTCAGTTTTCGAATGTCGTGAATCCCTATGGTGATGGCCAGGCCTCGTCACGTATCGTGCGGGCCTTGCAGGGCCAGCCTTTTGAAGAATTTAATGCTGACGGTAATGCATCCCTGAGCGAATTTTTATCCCGAGGAAATTATGCGCGTACTTAA
- a CDS encoding LysR family transcriptional regulator — translation MDRLDELEIFIAILDSGSLVAASRKLRRSPPAITRALGTLEERIGTRLIERTTRHLVATEAGLHLAQQARRLLADYEQTVQEDASAPLRGTLKVTAPVVFGRRHVAPIVNSYLDQYPEMRVELITNDRNLDLIEEGIDVGVRIGSLADTSMVARRVGQVQSVLVASPDYIERRGEPKSIADIAHHDVIFTAIREKAPEWRFRHNGREQIVALTPRLIVNEIDAVLLAAKAGRGLARVLSYQVADELQAGTLLRVLPKLDAPDLPVQLIVPSARLMAPKSRAFLDLAIDKLSKLNVLHAR, via the coding sequence ATGGACCGCCTGGATGAGCTGGAAATCTTTATCGCGATACTCGACAGCGGCAGCCTGGTTGCTGCCAGCCGTAAACTCCGACGTTCGCCGCCTGCCATTACACGGGCTTTGGGGACACTGGAAGAGCGTATAGGGACGCGTCTGATCGAGCGCACCACGCGGCATCTGGTGGCAACCGAGGCGGGTTTGCACCTGGCGCAGCAGGCGCGGCGTCTATTGGCGGACTACGAGCAGACGGTACAGGAAGATGCCTCGGCACCGTTGCGCGGCACATTGAAGGTGACGGCACCGGTCGTGTTTGGACGTCGGCATGTCGCACCGATCGTCAATAGCTATCTCGACCAGTATCCGGAAATGCGTGTGGAGCTCATCACCAATGACCGCAACCTGGATTTGATAGAAGAAGGGATAGATGTCGGCGTACGCATAGGGTCGCTGGCCGACACCAGCATGGTGGCGCGTCGGGTCGGGCAAGTGCAAAGCGTGCTGGTCGCAAGTCCCGACTATATCGAGCGCCGCGGCGAGCCGAAATCGATTGCCGATATTGCGCACCATGATGTGATTTTTACTGCGATCCGCGAGAAAGCACCGGAGTGGCGCTTCCGGCATAACGGCCGTGAACAAATCGTGGCGTTGACACCGCGCCTGATTGTGAATGAAATCGATGCGGTATTGCTGGCGGCCAAGGCCGGACGGGGCCTGGCACGGGTACTGTCTTACCAGGTGGCGGATGAATTGCAGGCCGGCACCTTGCTGCGGGTATTGCCGAAACTGGATGCGCCTGATTTGCCGGTTCAACTGATTGTGCCCAGTGCACGCCTGATGGCACCGAAGTCACGTGCCTTCCTTGATCTTGCCATCGACAAGCTCAGCAAGCTGAATGTGCTGCATGCGCGCTGA
- a CDS encoding glutathione S-transferase, which yields MNQPLIKLYGVPLSGHCHRVKLFLHLLGVKYEQIDANADVRATAEFRKLNPLGQIPVLIDGDLAISDSNAILVYLAKRYAADSTWLPQDAMGAAQVQRWLSIAAGELRYGPANARIYALWKMGKDDPVRAAEIGRDLLGFMNQHLASRDYLASEYPTIADLACHSYVAHAPEGGIPLDEYPAVRAWLARIEKLPAFVAMPRSAIPEAA from the coding sequence ATGAACCAGCCGCTGATCAAGCTTTATGGCGTCCCGCTGTCGGGCCACTGTCATCGCGTCAAACTTTTCCTGCACCTGCTCGGCGTCAAGTACGAGCAAATCGACGCCAACGCCGACGTGCGCGCCACTGCCGAATTCCGCAAACTCAACCCGCTCGGACAAATCCCGGTATTGATCGATGGCGACCTGGCAATCTCGGACAGCAATGCCATCCTGGTTTATCTCGCCAAACGCTACGCCGCCGACAGCACCTGGCTGCCACAAGATGCGATGGGTGCCGCCCAGGTCCAGCGCTGGCTCTCGATTGCCGCGGGAGAATTGCGCTACGGCCCGGCCAATGCACGCATCTATGCTTTATGGAAAATGGGCAAGGATGATCCGGTCCGTGCGGCAGAAATCGGTCGCGATTTGCTCGGCTTCATGAACCAACATCTGGCAAGCCGTGACTACCTCGCAAGCGAATATCCGACAATCGCAGACCTGGCTTGTCATTCTTATGTTGCGCACGCACCGGAAGGCGGCATCCCGCTTGATGAATATCCGGCCGTGCGTGCATGGCTGGCGCGGATAGAGAAGCTGCCCGCCTTTGTCGCCATGCCGCGTTCCGCGATACCGGAAGCAGCATGA
- a CDS encoding pyridoxamine 5'-phosphate oxidase family protein — translation MNIQPELFHAGELQAQALAGTGTPPAAIRNFMPDQHREFFALLPYTLLASTDEQGWPIATVVTGQRGFLSSPDAGHLQIAADAHWQSESRQHFVPGKKIGMLGIDFSTRRRNRANGIVQDVDDAGLHIQVSQSFGNCPRYIQLRDVNEVHKGGAIPATRKFTDLDATARALISKADTLFIATTSDAHENDRGGPDISHRGGMPGFVRIDGNTLTVPDFNGNRYFNTLGNMVQEPRAALLFIDFASGTLLHLQGRTEILWQSAEAVALTGAERLWRFHIENGWYKSNAIPLRWTLREIAPTTARTGVWAEAHG, via the coding sequence ATGAACATCCAGCCCGAACTCTTCCATGCGGGCGAGTTGCAAGCCCAAGCCCTGGCCGGCACTGGTACGCCGCCTGCTGCAATACGCAACTTCATGCCGGACCAGCACCGGGAATTCTTTGCGTTGCTGCCGTACACGCTGCTGGCCAGCACGGATGAGCAGGGCTGGCCGATAGCCACGGTGGTGACGGGGCAGCGCGGATTTTTATCGTCGCCGGATGCGGGGCATCTGCAGATAGCAGCTGACGCACACTGGCAAAGCGAAAGTCGTCAACACTTCGTACCCGGTAAAAAAATCGGCATGCTGGGCATAGACTTCAGTACGCGTCGCCGCAACCGGGCCAACGGTATTGTGCAGGACGTCGACGATGCAGGCTTGCACATTCAGGTAAGCCAATCGTTCGGCAACTGCCCACGGTATATACAACTACGTGACGTGAATGAAGTGCACAAGGGCGGTGCAATCCCTGCCACCCGCAAGTTCACCGACCTGGATGCGACAGCACGCGCGTTGATTAGCAAGGCAGACACCCTCTTCATCGCGACCACCTCGGATGCACACGAAAACGACAGGGGCGGACCCGATATTTCGCATCGGGGTGGCATGCCGGGCTTTGTCCGCATCGACGGCAACACGCTGACGGTTCCTGATTTCAATGGCAATCGCTATTTCAATACGCTCGGCAATATGGTGCAGGAACCGCGTGCAGCATTGCTGTTCATCGACTTCGCCAGCGGCACCCTGTTGCACCTGCAAGGCCGCACTGAAATCCTGTGGCAATCGGCGGAAGCAGTAGCGCTGACCGGTGCGGAACGCTTATGGCGCTTTCATATTGAAAATGGCTGGTACAAAAGCAATGCGATTCCACTGCGCTGGACCTTGCGCGAAATAGCGCCGACCACCGCAAGGACCGGCGTCTGGGCGGAAGCACATGGATGA
- the arsH gene encoding arsenical resistance protein ArsH has protein sequence MPNIVDDLFHKPDTAVFARADRLQHRPRFLLLYGSVRVRSYSRLVTLEAARLLETMGGEVRIFDPRGLPLPDGASESHPKVQELRELAQWAEGMAWCSPERHGAMSAILKAQIDWIPLTMGAVRPTQGKTLAVMQVSGGSQSFNAVNQMRVLGRWMRMITIPNQSSVAKAFLEFDDAGRMKPSAYYDRIVDVMEELFKFTLMTRDVAGYLVDRYSERKESAQDLSKRVNQKSI, from the coding sequence TTGCCGAATATTGTTGACGACTTGTTTCACAAGCCGGATACCGCTGTTTTTGCGCGGGCAGATCGCTTGCAGCATCGCCCGCGCTTCCTGCTCTTGTATGGCTCGGTACGCGTACGCTCGTATAGCCGCCTCGTCACGCTGGAAGCGGCACGACTTCTCGAAACGATGGGCGGGGAAGTCAGGATTTTCGATCCGCGTGGTTTGCCTTTGCCGGATGGCGCAAGCGAGTCGCATCCCAAGGTACAGGAGTTGCGCGAGCTGGCGCAGTGGGCGGAAGGTATGGCCTGGTGTTCACCAGAACGTCACGGTGCAATGTCCGCCATCCTCAAGGCACAGATAGACTGGATTCCGCTCACGATGGGTGCCGTCCGGCCAACCCAGGGCAAGACGCTCGCCGTGATGCAGGTATCAGGTGGCTCGCAGTCTTTCAACGCGGTGAACCAAATGCGTGTCCTCGGACGCTGGATGCGCATGATCACCATTCCCAATCAATCGTCTGTCGCCAAGGCCTTCCTGGAATTCGACGATGCCGGAAGGATGAAGCCATCCGCTTACTATGATCGTATCGTGGACGTGATGGAGGAGCTATTCAAATTCACTTTGATGACGCGTGATGTTGCCGGCTATCTGGTTGATCGCTATAGCGAACGCAAGGAAAGCGCGCAAGACTTGAGCAAGCGCGTCAATCAAAAATCGATATAG
- a CDS encoding arsenic transporter codes for MLVALLIFLLTLTLVIWQPRGLGIGWSAMGGAVAALLLGVIQLTDIPLVWHIVWNASATFIAIIIISLLLDKAGFFAWAALHVARWGGGSGRKLFVLLILLGAVVAALFANDGAALILTPIVIAMLLALKFSARATLAFVMAAGFIADTASLPLVVSNLVNIVSADYFKLGFAEYAAVMLPVNLVSVGMSLLVLLYYFKRDIPASYALDDVAEPRSAIHDAATFTAGWWVLALLLVGFFWLEDKGVPISVVAAAGALILLVVAGRGHLISTREVVRDAPWQIVFFSLGMYLLVYGLRNAGLTDYLVELLNVFARYGVWGAALGTGFLTALLSSVMNNMPTVLVAALSIDASNAEGLVREAMVYANVIGSDLGPKFTPIGSLATLLWLHVLASKDIKISWGYYFRIGAILTLPVLLVTLCALAVRLGL; via the coding sequence ATGCTTGTTGCCTTACTGATTTTCCTCCTTACGCTGACACTTGTTATCTGGCAGCCGCGTGGCCTCGGCATAGGCTGGAGTGCGATGGGCGGCGCGGTGGCTGCGCTGCTGCTGGGCGTGATCCAGCTCACGGATATCCCGCTGGTATGGCATATCGTCTGGAATGCCAGCGCTACCTTCATCGCCATCATCATCATTAGCCTGTTGCTCGACAAGGCAGGTTTTTTTGCCTGGGCTGCATTACATGTTGCGCGTTGGGGCGGTGGTAGTGGTCGCAAGTTATTCGTGCTGTTGATCTTGCTCGGTGCGGTCGTAGCCGCCTTGTTTGCCAATGACGGTGCCGCTCTGATACTGACACCCATCGTGATTGCGATGCTGCTGGCATTGAAATTTTCAGCGCGCGCCACGCTGGCTTTTGTGATGGCCGCGGGCTTTATTGCAGATACCGCCAGCCTGCCTTTGGTCGTTTCCAATCTGGTCAATATTGTCTCGGCCGATTATTTCAAACTCGGCTTTGCAGAGTATGCAGCCGTCATGTTGCCGGTGAACCTTGTGTCTGTCGGCATGAGCTTGCTGGTCTTGCTGTATTACTTCAAACGCGACATTCCGGCCAGCTATGCGCTGGATGATGTGGCTGAACCGCGCAGTGCCATTCACGATGCAGCGACCTTTACTGCCGGCTGGTGGGTGTTGGCTTTGTTGCTGGTCGGCTTCTTTTGGCTGGAGGACAAGGGCGTGCCGATTAGTGTGGTGGCCGCGGCAGGTGCATTGATACTGCTGGTGGTGGCGGGCAGGGGGCACCTCATCTCGACCCGTGAAGTGGTCCGCGATGCACCATGGCAGATTGTCTTCTTTTCCCTGGGTATGTATCTGCTCGTCTACGGCTTGCGCAATGCCGGACTGACAGATTATCTGGTTGAACTGCTCAATGTATTTGCACGCTATGGCGTATGGGGCGCCGCCCTGGGTACCGGCTTCCTGACTGCACTGCTTTCTTCGGTCATGAACAATATGCCGACGGTGCTGGTCGCAGCACTTTCCATCGATGCCAGCAATGCCGAAGGCCTGGTGCGGGAGGCCATGGTATACGCCAATGTAATCGGCAGTGACCTCGGTCCTAAGTTCACGCCTATCGGCAGCCTGGCAACGCTGCTGTGGTTGCATGTGCTGGCGAGCAAAGATATCAAAATCAGCTGGGGCTATTACTTCCGTATCGGCGCAATCCTGACCTTGCCGGTATTGCTGGTAACACTTTGCGCTTTGGCTGTGCGACTGGGCTTGTGA
- a CDS encoding helix-turn-helix domain-containing protein — MENKDVVLALAALAQETRLAIFRALVQAGPAGMSAGDIARHLDVAPSLLTFHLKELIHARLIRQERSGRSLISSANFEVMNGVLAYLTENCCGGNPCTPAGQTVCTEQGNC, encoded by the coding sequence ATGGAAAATAAAGACGTTGTTCTCGCTCTCGCCGCCCTGGCGCAAGAAACCAGACTCGCCATATTTCGTGCTTTGGTGCAGGCCGGCCCTGCCGGCATGTCGGCGGGTGATATCGCCAGGCATCTGGACGTCGCGCCGTCGTTACTCACTTTTCATCTCAAGGAATTGATCCATGCGCGCCTGATCAGGCAGGAGCGCTCTGGTCGTTCGCTGATCTCATCGGCCAACTTCGAGGTCATGAATGGTGTGCTCGCTTACCTGACAGAAAACTGCTGTGGTGGTAATCCCTGCACGCCTGCGGGCCAGACTGTCTGCACCGAACAAGGCAACTGTTGA
- a CDS encoding acetyltransferase — protein sequence MNKNISKVDGSEFVLLTEIWEQSVRATHDFLGEADIQDLKPKVLNDYLPLMALRAYRDEHGTILGFIGALNGKIEMLFIAPGSRGKGVGRALIEYAVAIMAAHELDVNEQNPQALGFYQRVGFQVTGRSAVDGQGNPFPLLHMKFIGTAP from the coding sequence ATGAACAAGAATATTTCAAAAGTGGATGGCAGCGAGTTTGTGCTGCTGACAGAAATCTGGGAGCAGTCGGTTCGGGCGACGCATGACTTCCTGGGTGAAGCAGATATCCAGGATCTCAAGCCCAAGGTATTGAACGACTATTTACCCTTGATGGCCTTGCGCGCCTACCGTGACGAGCACGGCACGATACTCGGATTCATAGGTGCATTAAACGGCAAGATTGAAATGCTGTTCATCGCACCCGGCAGTCGTGGCAAGGGCGTCGGCAGGGCGCTCATCGAGTATGCGGTCGCTATCATGGCTGCGCATGAATTGGATGTGAATGAGCAAAACCCGCAAGCGCTCGGTTTCTATCAACGCGTTGGCTTCCAGGTCACAGGCCGTTCCGCAGTCGACGGGCAGGGCAATCCTTTTCCCTTGTTGCATATGAAGTTTATCGGCACAGCCCCTTAA
- a CDS encoding MFS transporter → MALASGLCAGGNYFNQPLLRSIALSLNVSETTAALTVTMAQVSYAFGLVLLVPLGDKLERRGLAVTLMLLAAAGQFISGFAFNITMLSTGIIMAGLFSVAAQIMVPMAATLSDPARSGRAVGLVMSGLLIGILTARSVAGLLSELGGWTTVYRVAGVIMLLVALALWYLLPPSRNPAQVSYLQVLRSMTALIGRYPRLRSRSLMGALTFASVSVLFSTMALLLSGPNHGLSDASIGLVGLVGIAGALMASVAGRMADKGMGHVTSIGCLFLLLLAWACFWLGSTSLIWFLVGMLIIDLALQGLHITNQNVVLQLEPQARSRLNAVYMTSYFIGAASGSALGSLAWRLGGWHAICVAGVLLTLLAGTVYLYDRKLARADLI, encoded by the coding sequence ATGGCGCTGGCTTCGGGCCTCTGCGCCGGTGGCAACTACTTCAATCAACCGCTGTTGCGTTCGATTGCGCTCAGCCTTAACGTTAGTGAAACCACTGCGGCATTGACGGTGACGATGGCGCAAGTCTCGTATGCGTTCGGCCTGGTGTTGTTGGTTCCGCTAGGTGACAAGCTGGAGCGGCGTGGCCTGGCGGTTACCTTGATGTTGCTGGCGGCGGCCGGTCAATTCATCAGCGGTTTTGCTTTCAATATCACGATGCTATCAACCGGCATCATCATGGCCGGTTTGTTTTCGGTAGCGGCGCAAATCATGGTGCCGATGGCGGCGACCTTGTCCGATCCGGCGCGTAGCGGGCGTGCAGTTGGCCTGGTGATGAGCGGTTTGCTGATTGGTATCCTGACTGCCCGCAGTGTGGCCGGCTTATTGTCAGAGCTGGGTGGTTGGACCACGGTGTATCGGGTGGCAGGTGTCATCATGCTGCTGGTCGCTTTGGCACTGTGGTATCTGTTGCCACCATCACGTAATCCGGCGCAGGTCAGCTATCTGCAGGTCTTGCGTTCGATGACGGCATTGATAGGACGTTACCCGCGCTTGCGCAGCCGTTCACTGATGGGGGCTTTGACTTTCGCTTCGGTGAGCGTGCTGTTTTCAACGATGGCTTTGTTATTGTCCGGACCGAACCATGGCTTGAGCGATGCCAGCATCGGCCTGGTCGGTTTGGTCGGGATTGCGGGTGCGCTGATGGCGAGTGTGGCCGGGCGGATGGCGGATAAGGGAATGGGACATGTGACCAGCATCGGCTGCCTGTTCCTGCTCTTGCTGGCGTGGGCTTGCTTCTGGCTGGGCAGCACCAGCCTGATATGGTTCCTGGTGGGCATGCTAATCATCGATCTGGCTTTGCAGGGTTTGCACATCACGAATCAAAACGTGGTCTTGCAACTGGAGCCGCAAGCGCGTTCACGGCTCAATGCCGTGTATATGACGAGTTACTTTATCGGTGCTGCATCGGGTTCGGCACTGGGTTCACTGGCATGGCGTTTGGGTGGCTGGCATGCGATCTGTGTTGCCGGTGTGTTGCTGACGCTATTGGCGGGAACGGTGTACTTATACGACCGTAAATTGGCACGTGCAGATTTAATATGA
- a CDS encoding response regulator transcription factor — MSADNRLLLIIEDDAAFARTLGRSFERRGYTVLLAANLEAASALLREHNPGYAVVDLKLEGNTSGLACVQMLHKHDPAMLIVVLTGFASLNTAVEAIKLGACQYLAKPSNTDDIEAAFGHVAGVVEIEVSNRSTSIKTLEWERIHEVLVETDFNISEAARRLGMHRRTLARKLEKQRIK; from the coding sequence ATGTCGGCTGATAACCGTTTATTGCTGATCATTGAAGATGATGCGGCTTTTGCCCGCACGCTGGGACGTTCCTTTGAACGGCGCGGTTATACCGTGCTTTTGGCCGCCAACCTGGAGGCCGCCAGCGCATTGCTGCGTGAGCATAATCCCGGCTACGCGGTAGTCGACCTCAAGTTGGAAGGAAATACTTCCGGCCTGGCTTGTGTACAGATGTTGCACAAGCATGATCCGGCGATGTTGATCGTGGTGCTGACCGGTTTTGCCAGCCTCAACACGGCGGTTGAAGCGATCAAGCTCGGTGCCTGCCAATACCTTGCCAAACCTTCGAATACCGATGATATTGAAGCCGCCTTCGGTCATGTGGCCGGTGTTGTCGAGATTGAAGTGAGCAATCGCTCGACCTCGATCAAGACGCTGGAATGGGAACGCATCCACGAAGTATTGGTGGAAACCGATTTCAATATTTCGGAAGCGGCACGTCGCCTCGGCATGCACCGGCGGACGTTGGCGCGCAAGCTGGAAAAGCAGCGTATCAAGTAA